ccaatcatcttctttgttGATTGGTCTTGTAAAAGACAATAGGAGTCAAAGAAAGAAGCACAAATATTAGACTGCTTTGTTAGTTTAGAAACAGATAGTAAATTGAATGAGAAACTAGGAACACATAACATATCATTCAAAGATAATGTGTTTAAAAGACAAATTTTGCCAATATGTGAGGTTGGAACAGAGTTCGCATTTGGCAAATTAACAGAAGTATTGATTAATTTAGGTGGAGAGGAATATTATAGTGGTGAAAAGATCTATGATCTGTTGCACTtgtatctagaatccatgagGATATATCTTGTAAAGGTGAAGAAATAGAATAACAAAGGTTTGAAGGTTTACTagaaaattgagaagtaacaATATTTACAGCTGGTGAAGTTGTTTGGGTGGATATTGGAGATGAAGAAAAATTTGGAAGTTCTAGCAATTTATTAAATTCCTCAGgagtaaaagaaaatttttaatccTCGTTACTGTGTTGAATGGAGACCTCAGAGGTTGACATAGCAGCATAAGCAGTGGGTGGTTTGCGTTTCCCTTTTGGTCTAGTCCAGCCAGGAGGGTAACCATGAAGGTGAAAACATTTCTCTATTGTATCTCCATTGTATCCACAATGAGTGCAATGTAGAGAAGATCTCTTCTGTTTGTCTTTGGTAAACTTCGATGGAACAGATGGAACAGATGGCTGAATACTCTATTTGGCAATCAAAGCATAAGTTTCATTGTTGACAGAATTATTTAGTTGTCTTTGACTTTCCTTCTAAAGTAGTTAATAGAATACTTTTGCCATACTTGGTAATGGTGAAACCATAAGCAATTGGCTTCGAATTGAGGCATAGGAGTCATTTAAGCCAAcaaaaaatttcaacacataattaGATTGTTGTCTAACCAACAAAAAATCAAACAAGTTGTAGGAACATGTTGCCATCTTTCCACAGCTATAGATTGGGAATGGTTTGTAATTAACATACTCATCCCATAATGtcttgaaagaattaaaatactCAATAACTAATTAAGAACCCTGATTAATAGAACTTAGAGActtttcaagatgaaaaactctCAGACCATCACTTCGTAAGTATCTTGTTTGCAATTCTTTCCGAAGATCAACAGTAGATGTAACATAAAGAAGACTATTCCTTATTTCTTTGGAAATGGAATTCATTAACCACAAAATAACCAGATTATTAGCACGCAACCAAGCAGTATAAAGAGTACACTGATTAACAGGAGGAGCAAGAATCGAACCATCAATGAACGCTGctttattcttgactgttagtGCAACAGTGATTGATTGACTCCATGCGATATAGTTATCACTAGTAGAAATTTCAGAAACAAGTAATGCACCAGGATTGTCACTTGGATGCAAGTAGTATGAACTGGATGAATCGTCTGAAGGATTGATCATGTGATGAGAAGTATGAGAACTACTGAAATTTTCATCAGTAAAAGTCATTTCTAGAATTTCTCCAAGAAATGCAGGAAATATGTATAAGAAAAATACAAGAAAGATTTCAGATCAAAATCTTtccttacaaaaaaaaaaaaaaaaactcaatataCACTTGGGAATAATGCTTGCAGCTCAAGACAAGGCCAATGTCAAGCAACTATCTTTTCACTTGTAGAAAAAACTTGAACTACgaaatcatcatcatcttctctGCTTTTCTTCAGATTTCTGTGAGTATTTGCATCAACAAAATCTACAGTGGGAAGAGATTCGAACCCTATAAGAGAGGAATGGCAAGTAGAATTCTTCAAGTTTTCTTGAAACAAGAAGAGAGAGCAGAAGACagttgctttgataccatgtcaaatTATAGATTGTTTGAGAAAAATGCATCGCAACTCTGATAATACAAAGTATTTGACTATATTTATACAAGGCAAGAAAGTTTAACTAACTATAATTATAATAACTAACTTATCTTCTCATCTTCCAGTTTAACATGTGTAGCCTTAGATTTTAACTCCATTTGTTCAATGTGTGAGGCAATATTCCAACATTTTTTTAGCATTACGTGTAACGACTTGCTAAATTAactgaggttttttttttttttacaacaattattgtgaaatttcactgctctAATTCTTCCATATATAAAACTAACCATCCACTTAAGCAAcaagaagctaaaatcacataaccaccaccatatataaatatgtacaatagcAGAGAGCTACAATGTTCacaaactatacatatatgactgtttccccaaaataccctcaactgggctagggttATACAGAAATACTCTCGAAAATACTCATTCTACTGACAgagcagtactgaagcccctctacctgcgagcctgatctgcgagcctggctggatcacctaaaaaatattaatttaatgggatgagacgatgcttagtaagacaaaatatgctattgctagtgtgtggcaaatgagttacaatactatgaaaatttgtttctatataatcatgaacaactgaatctgtaaatgcagtacaagtaatataaactaCACCATTcttccatgttgtttaacatatcaATAATTTAGGTTTcgatacataatacttttaatatatataagtatattccctgtttctgtgaaactgtacatatataataataactgaaaacttccttggatggataactgtatgttatgatttaacccctcatgataggattgtgcggcccgtaggcgggatctatcattggctggcctaccaggataaaccactatactctatTAGTctgatcggccctcctcaactcatatctaatggggagcctgtctaTACGTGGGCACGATtgacttatctaccacgtattatctaaataggtggttgcactctatgctgtatatagcaacggtaccgtgctctgtaaactgtatctataatggtccatcagagtctgatactatataatacctctctatatacaactatctgttttaccatgattttgtaataactgtattaaccatgacgctatagtAAACTGTATTTATATCAACTGTGTTTATgagattaactgtaaatctatatgtcatggtactgtaaaactgtataatcatgatattctgaaaatgctgtaaaacatattcactatctgtatattttgtataactctgaaaaatactgtaaaatatatttctgtactatatctatattcccaaaccacacagtaatttaaaacatattaaacatacttgataaactgtataaatttctgttGTGAGTAATAATCTGGTAATAACGTATAATTTATATTGAAAACATattagaattgcctagcatagcatatttcccttacttgattcctgctaAAAAAATTTCCTActatgatgggtcctacacccgcagggttctccactcaataccctgaaaactatatatcttagaacaaaatatcattatttttacatctactacattttctacaactactggaaagtcaaaatttgcttaaaagaccttaccctaaatctgggatgaaatccaactctgtcCCACCGACGAtacgctccggcagacttgaagagaacttccccaggagcgttgtggtggtcTTAGATCGTTGATCCGAAGACTAAtggagccggaatcgaagagagaagggagagaaaccgaagaggagagagaaagtaaagTTTTTGCTGAAAATTCTGCTTAAAAtccgagtttaacactatttatacactgaccttcatctacaagccacgtcatctcatcgacgaggtcacaaagaaggttcgtcgacgaacaccatctcctcgtcgacgaatttcagagttTAGAAAACagtctctcagtatcttctcgtcgacgaaatataccctcgtcgacaagaccctatgttatcctcatcgacgaatcccctatattgaTCGACGAGTCCTTGATCAATTTCCTAGGTTATTataccctatattcgtcgacgaagtctgctggctctttctgtttctgtttctatttccccccctctttattatttaaatgtcattattcttcgggtcattacattacGGTTGATATGTTACTTGGatttaaaatattgaattatgttttatttgttttatgatgtgtttagtcattaaatttttataaaattacatctaacaaacattttgtaatattataattactaggcatttttataatttattagtaatttttattttttatatatttttaaaaattttaaaataatgataaaattattttatcatgcTTATGTCAATTGATTGATATAAAGCGATCAGCCGACAAACTATTCAATTCGAGAATCAGTTAGTATGTTCAGTTTTCAAGACTTTACACTgaccattttttaaaatttgatttatttaatttgatatcattttatttttatttttttatatatttttaaaaaattataaaatagtaataaaatttttttttgtcataCTTATGTCAATTAATTGATTCAAAGTGATTAgacaaataataatttaatttgaaaacaagTTAAGTTTCCAATTCATTTATTTAGTTTTTAAGAGCGACACCACTAAACAAGCCCAAGGGACGATGGGTTCCTACTCTATTGATGAATCTGTTATAGACTTACTAATCATCTTATATTAATGACATTGCGTTggccaatttttttaatttaatttatttaagttaatattattttaaaatattattttattaaaattaaaaatttattttttacatatacTTATTAGTTGACTAACTGTCAACTAGCAGAAGATTTATATTATcaataaatttaaattctatGAAGCTTtctggtatttttaaaaatacaggAGTTGAGTGTCATATTTAAAAAGTTTAGGGCATGTTGTtggatttattatttattttaagatACTTGCCAAACTAAACCTTAACCTTCCTTCCACGGACTAAAATTTCAGTGCCCTCGCCACGCGCCTTCTGCACTCGACTACACGCGCCAACGTACTCCAACTGCCAACGCGGGAAAGCAAGAGGGTCACTTTGGCGCTTTGCTTAAAACCCTTGCAATCCCCGCCCCGCCCCGCCCTGCTCATCTCTCTCTCCATCCCCAAGAAACTAAGCCAGAGTGCGATACAAACAACTGTAAACAAGATAGATACACAAAAACCCTCCTTGCCAATGGAAGAAAGGCCATCTTCTTCTTCATCGTCGTCGTCCCATGATACATTTTTATCTTCACTGTTGGTCCTCGGAGGCAATCCCTTCCGCCCCTTCGATATCTGCGACTTCTCAGGCCGCTGCAAATGGACTGTCGCAGTCGCAAGATCATCCAAGACGGCGAAGGCTGAGCCTGTTTTCAGCCCCAAATTTAGTATAGGAGGCTATGCGTGTCGCCTCGTGTTCTATCCTAAAGGCGACCCGGCGTGTCAAGATCGCTTCTCGTTCCACATTCAAATCACGGACCCTACCAATCACAGATGGGACTGCTTCGCCTTCTTCAAAATCTTTATTATTAATCATCTTAATATGTTGAACTCCGTATGCAAAGAATCTGGGGACAGGTTCACCGATAGGAAGACGTCACATGGTTGTAAATTCACGCGTTCTTCTATTCTTGATCCCAAATTAGGGTTTTATTTTGACGATTCTTTGCTCATTGTGGTTGAAATTCGTGTTTTAAAGGATCTCCTGTGGTGTCGTGACAACAATGACTTGAATTCGGCTTCGGATGTATTGAGTGGGAACTACACTTGGAAGATTCAGAATTTTAGTGTGTTTCAGGAAGTGATTGCGACACAGAGAATAACAAGCCCCGTTATTAAAGCTGGGCCGTTTAATCTTGCTCTCAGTCTTTCTCAAAGTGTGTTTAATGGGGTTGAGTGTTTGTCTCTGTATTTGGAAGGTAAGGGGGCAAGTTTCTGGTGTCTGTTTAGACTTTCAGTGTTGAGTCAGAAGGTTGACGGGCACGTCCATAAGACCTTATCTGAACGACTCGGTTTGGAGGTTATCCTTGTGAGGACTAGAAAAGTTGGCTGGGGTGACTATATGAAAATGTCTGAACTTGTTAATTTGG
This window of the Malania oleifera isolate guangnan ecotype guangnan chromosome 6, ASM2987363v1, whole genome shotgun sequence genome carries:
- the LOC131157651 gene encoding uncharacterized protein LOC131157651, with the protein product MEERPSSSSSSSSHDTFLSSLLVLGGNPFRPFDICDFSGRCKWTVAVARSSKTAKAEPVFSPKFSIGGYACRLVFYPKGDPACQDRFSFHIQITDPTNHRWDCFAFFKIFIINHLNMLNSVCKESGDRFTDRKTSHGCKFTRSSILDPKLGFYFDDSLLIVVEIRVLKDLLWCRDNNDLNSASDVLSGNYTWKIQNFSVFQEVIATQRITSPVIKAGPFNLALSLSQSVFNGVECLSLYLEGKGASFWCLFRLSVLSQKVDGHVHKTLSERLGLEVILVRTRKVGWGDYMKMSELVNLDNGFLFDDAVEISVSYFVIKDFFHLSKNVGFLAGSRARGPKKHDEYAGKITWKIGNFTKLKDLLRKKKIKGIHVRSERVLIGNRHCSLVVYPRVVSCEPKDGR
- the LOC131158748 gene encoding uncharacterized protein LOC131158748 — protein: MTFTDENFSSSHTSHHMINPSDDSSSSYYLHPSDNPGALLVSEISTSDNYIAWSQSITVALTVKNKAAFIDGSILAPPVNQCTLYTAWLRANNLVILWLMNSISKEIRNSLLYVTSTVDLRKELQTRYLRSDGLRVFHLEKQQSNYVLKFFVGLNDSYASIRSQLLMVSPLPSMAKSIQPSVPSVPSKFTKDKQKRSSLHCTHCGYNGDTIEKCFHLHGYPPGWTRPKGKRKPPTAYAAMSTSEVPYATPSSSIADCSPNKASTEPKSYKLAAKISEWQTAMQNEINALELK